The Desulfovibrio fairfieldensis sequence GGCGCCGAGCCGTGCTTCGATCAGGGCGCCCAGGCGGCGGGCCAGGTCCGCGCCGCGCCGCTGAATGCCCACCAGCATCACGTTTTCGCAACGGGCGTGCCGTTCCAGCACCTGGGAGGCCAGGCGGTCCAGAATCCGCGCCATCTCGTTTTTTTCCAGCAGCAGTGTCGAACTCATGTCTCCTCCGGGCGGCGTCAGCGCCGCGTGGGCAAAGATAGCCGTTTTCGCCGCCCAAGAAAAGCCCCGCCGCCAATTGACAAGCCGCGCGCTTGTCCTTAGATATTTGGGGATTACAACTATGGAGGACATAATGCTCGAATTAACGGATACCGCCCGCAAAGAGCTTGAAGCGTACTTTGCGGATAAGAAAAAGGAAACGATCCGGATCTACTCAGTCAGCGGCTGAGGCGGGCCGCGGCTCGCGTTGGCTCTGGATGAGTCAAATGATCAGGATCAGTCTGAGGAACAAGGCGGCTTTACCTTCTGCATCAACAAAGACCTGCTGGCCCAGGTGCAGGGGGTCAAAATTGACCTGACCTATATGGGCTTTGCGGTGGAACCCACGGTGCCCCTGGCCACCGCTGACGGCGGCAGCGCCTGCGGTTCCTGCTCCAGCGGCTGCGGCAGCCATTAATTTCAAGCCGCGCCTCGTGTGGAGTTCCGCCAAAGCGCCTTGGTCTCCAGGCATCCGTTTTTCGCGCATCATCGCGAAAACATTTTGACGGCATACCCCACACGGAGGAAGCATGCTCGAATTGACCGACAGTGCCCGTAAAGAGCTTGAAAGCTATTTTGCGGACAAGGAAAAAAGCGATATCAGGATTTATCTGGCCCCCGGCGGCTGCTGCGGCCCCCAGCTCATGCTGGCCCTGGACGCCGCCACAGACGAGGACCAGAGCGAGGAACAGGCCGGCTTTACCTTCTGCCTCAACAAGGATCTGCTGGCCCGGATACAAGGCGTCAAAATTGATGTGAGCCAGATGGGCTTCACCGTGGAACCCACGGTGCCGCTGCCGGAAACCGGCGGCGGATGCGGCGGCTGCTCCGGCGGCTGCGGTTCGCATTAGGCTTCGGCCCGATGATTTCAAATGGAGGGCGGCTGCAAGGCCGCCCTCATTCTTGGGCAAGCGCTGATTAATGGTTTTTTTGCCCTCTGTTCGCGTCCGGCTCACTTCGTGCGAAGGTCGAATATATTGGAATATACTCCCTCCGTCCGCAGTTCGCCGTCATTGGCAGAGAACAAAAAAACTCATTACTCAGCACTTCCTTTGGCGTGACCCATGCAAAATTTCAGCGCACTGCTTGCAAGCCGGGACGGACAACTCTATCTGGAGCGCAGCGGCATGGCCACGCGTTGCCGTCTGGCCTGCGAGGCTCTGGCCCAGGGGCGCGGCTCGGTGCTGCTCGCCCGTAACCGTGAGGAATTCCACGCGGCCCGCGCCCTGCTGACGCTTTTTCTGCCTCAGCTTTCCCTGGGCGATATCCCCATCGGTCAGGCCGTATGGGAAAGCCCCTGCCTGAGCCTGCCCGCCATGAGCCAGTGGCGGGACAGGGACAGTTGGGCCGCCCGCATGTCCGCGCTGTACGCTCTGGCCCAGGGCGGCCCGCGCTGCGTGGTAGCCGGGGTGGAAAGCGTGCTGCTGCGCTATATGCCCCTGCATTTTTTTGATTCGCGCAGCCTGGGCCTCTCGCGCGGCGGCGAATACTCGCCGGAGCTCATCCTGGATCAGGCCGTGGAATGGGGCTATGAGCGCGTTTCCCTGGTGACGCGCCCCGGCGACATGGCCCGGCGCGGCGATATTCTGGACATCTTCCCTCCCGGTTACGCCAAGCCCGTCCGGCTGGAATTTTTCGGCGACGCCATTGAGGAAATGCGCCTCTTTGACGCCGAAAGCCAGCGTTCCCTGCGGCCTCTCGACGAATTGACCCTCTTGCCTGTGAGTCCGCTGGCTCTGGATAAGAACGGCCTGGCGGCGGCCCGCAAGCGCTGCGATCAGCTGTTCAGCGAGGGCCGGATCAACGAAAACGAGTGTTATTCCTTCAAGAAAGCCCTGGACGGGGGCGGCGCGGGCATCCTGCCCGGCGTGTTGTGCGATTCGCCCAGCCTGCTGGA is a genomic window containing:
- a CDS encoding IscA/HesB family protein; its protein translation is MLELTDTARKELEAYFADKKKETIRIYSVSGUGGPRLALALDESNDQDQSEEQGGFTFCINKDLLAQVQGVKIDLTYMGFAVEPTVPLATADGGSACGSCSSGCGSH
- a CDS encoding IscA/HesB family protein, whose protein sequence is MLELTDSARKELESYFADKEKSDIRIYLAPGGCCGPQLMLALDAATDEDQSEEQAGFTFCLNKDLLARIQGVKIDVSQMGFTVEPTVPLPETGGGCGGCSGGCGSH